The DNA window TTCTGTTTAAGTAGAAGTATCTGCATAATAATTACTATAGCAGAACTGAGTTttcttattaaatcttttttgTATTTGACCCTATTTCTTGCTTGAAAATTCAAAGGTGTTTATAATGATGAAGTTGTTTTCTACTGAAAATAATTAATAGCCTAAGTGgtattctgcttcatttttcttccagttGATTTTAAGAGTTACTAAAATGAAACAGTTCTGAAAAATCTCAatgtattaattatatttatttaaaaatatatatcagagcTGACTTCCGTCTTTGAGATATGTTCTGTCCACTTGCATGTGCAGGTCATCTCacctgagttttttgttttgtttttgttgttgttgttgttaaaatgtTCAATTCAGGTTCTACATGGTCAGCTATTATGAACGGAATCACAGAATAGCAGTTGGAGCTCGCCATGGTTCAGTGGCCCTGTACGACATCCGGACTGGAAAATGTCAGGTAAATAAATCATTGTGACTTCCTCTCTATAAAGTGTGAAAGTTATTGAAAGGAATGAGAGACTAGCACTTCACCAGTTGACGTGCTGAGCTGCTGGAACATTATGGATAATGCTAAAGGAATCAATAGTTTAATGAAGGACTCAAAGAATATAGAGCCCTACTGTCTTTATTCACCGGCATCGAAGGGTGGCCACAGATGGGTTCATAAGAGAGCCCAGAGAAAGGTGGTTCTGCTTGCCAGCTACTTTGCAATAAGTCTCTTCGTTTAAACAGTTTTCTGATTCTTCTATTTTTGccgtgaattttttttttaagattttatttatttgagagagagagagagagcatgagcgggggaaggggcagagggagcaggagaagcagacttccctctgaacAAGGAGCCATGcaggcttaatcccaggaccctgggatcatgtcctgaccTGAgggcggacacttaactgactgagccactcaggcgcccctgccatgcattttctgaaaaaagttttgtttttttttttagagccgAGAGGTCTCACATTTATTACTGAACCAACCTACTGGTGCAGAGGCAtagtcagagagaaaaatcatttccatgaTAAGACAAGTCTATGGCCAGGTAGGAAGGATGTTTACAGAATGATAGAACACATGATCTTCATGCAGCTTAATTAAATATGTATGCCAATTAGTTGTGTCATCTCATGACGTGTGACGCCTTACAGACCCAGCTTgattcttctccagtgcctccTTTTGGAGTTGTACCTGATCTTATTACCAGTTTTCATCCGAATCCACTGGGGAATGGGacgattctgcttttgtttcttggccaggaatcGCTTGATTCTGAAAGTCTTGTGAGAAGGCATGGCGAGAAGCAGCCAGCCACACAGAGCAGGATGGCGGCGAAAAAGAGAGAGCTGAAAAAAGTTTGATGATACATTATTATGATCAATGACTAAcccaaaattaattttctaagtaAAATGAGGGATTTGGCAATTCTAAGACCACATTCTAGCCAGAGttcaagagaagaagaaaaccacAACAGCATTTAGTATGGCtgtataaaaaagaaactgatgaaataatatattatttttatacttttataactctttatttttgaaacactTTATTGTTTATGAAGAATTGTTCTTGATTTTGATGACTTGATTCTCAAAATGTACCAGTTGGTTATGGCAAGTCTGGCCCCACTTTAGATATTAAGTGAATCAAAACTCCGGGAGACTTTGAATCTCTTTATCCCAGAGGTCATACTGTTAACAAATGGCAAAACCGGGGCTGAGCTCCCCTGTGATCATGGTGAATTTATAGTGCTCATTGGTAAATAGTTCCAAGTCATAACTTCTTATGTTTCATTATAGCATTTATCAGTGCTGATCTATTCAGCCAGATTAGGAATTATATTCACCTGTATTAGATAAGTATATATTCAGCTGTATTAGGAATTTCCAAAAGGaatatgaagaaattaataatGATATAGCTAAAATTTTAAACTGCCTCTTAAATTTAATAGGCTGTTAATTCAAAAGTTTCCCTGGCTGCTTTCCATGAAAACAGTAGTGCTAAGACCTGGTAATAGATGTTGGGGGTAAAAATTTCAGGGGTCAGGCAAGTTTAGGGGATACTGTTGGAATGTTGAACACGTTTCTTTATGCAAACTTTCTCAGTCTCTAATGTGTGAATATGCATTTTGTGTGAGTGCATAGAGGGTGCACCATTTGCCGTACTTGTGTAactgttgaattttgtttctctgaattttttgaCATTAACTCCTTCTCGatggccatattttttttttttactctgaacTCTGAGCAGTGAAATCActctaaatacttttttaaaaattaagttccaTGTTGTTTGTAAGATTCTCTCCTAAAAGGGACAGATTCTTCAAATAGTATTTTCAGAATCTATTTTGGTAAGacggtttttaaaaatgagagtatATTATTACTAGCAGACTTGAGAGAAATAAATCACAAACATCGATAaggtaaagacaaaaaaaaaatagaacaaagggACCTTTTCAAGCttctttaaaattgaagtatagaaATCAGAGAGAAGACTGTTACTGGAGAAGACACAGCTGGCACCAGCAGAGAGAAACGTGATGCGCTGTGGACACAGTGAAGTAACCCAGAGGAGTGAAGGAAGAATAGCAGTTAAGAATTAAGGACAGAGTACCAAACTGTCCTGAACTATACATATCTTGACAGTTTTCTTCCTCCTCAGTGGTCTCAGTGAAGGTCTTGGGAACATGCaaaaaacataataatttgagtattttattctttttaattaaattactcAAGATACACTTATTAATCAAAGGCATTCTTTCTTAACAGGAATTTGTAATGTCattcatattccattttattttctgtccatCATTTTAGTACATTTAGGCATTTTAGTGCCCCCGGATTTTTTGTCTACTTCAGCTTCTTGATTTTGATATCCCAAATTACCGTTAGTGTTCTATAACTGAATAACCTTTACCTTCCAGCTCTGTATGAAAGTAAAGGTTGCCTTTTCTTCTAATCATTCAGAACATGAAAACGAAGCTAAATCTCTAAACTCAGTCTTAACTACTTTTGCCAGTTACCAGTTACATCCAGTGACAGTGACACTTCGGGGATTCTCTTAACTCTTTCATGGTGTCAGTGTTGTAGTATTTGAAATAAGTGAGTCAACAGTTGACACAGAATACACAAGTATAATTGGCATGTTCAGAAATGATGTCTTAGAGGTGAATCCAAGGACTAGGAATTTTGAACTGGGAATGCAGTAAGGCATTTCCTGAATTAGCTATTGGAATCagttgacagagagagtgggacAGTTTTCCTAGCATGAGCAAAGACGCGGAGATAGGACCTAAAACATATAGAGAGGATAATTAGTAAATTCACTGGACTCTAGGGAGTGGGTTCCAATTAGGTGGAAAGATAAGACATAACCACTGTACAGGGAGAGTCACAGCTGATGGAAAATCTGCTGTGGTCTGTCCAGGATGCCAGATGCTGAGAGAATATTCCTGGGCCCAGTGGAGGCAGAGAACCCAGGACTGAGGGAGGCGGGGGAGGACACGTAGATTCTCTGTCGTCGTTACTAGATTGGTTGGTAACAGCATAGAAACACTAAACCCCTTTCCCTTACCTTTTGGCattggctgcttttttttttttttaatgttttttatttatttattcatgagagtcagagagagagagaggcagagggagaagcaggctcaccacagagcagggagcccgatgtgggactcgatcccaggaccctgggatcatgacccgagccgaaggcagacgcttaaccatctgagccacccagcgccctgcttttttttttttttaacccattttctATCTACTTGTTCTTCCCAAACAGACATAATAGGAGATAATACAAAGCTACAGAATAAATATGCATATCTGTCTGGAACATGAAGTTTACTTAAGTGTTCTCAAGCTCTTGCCCAGATCGGCCTGCCCCCGTTTCAGTAAATGAAGTTCtgctggaacacagccacgctcCTTGCTTTGAGGGCTGCGTGTGGTGCCATCCACTACAACAGCAGAATTGAGTGGTTGTAGCCAGCAAAGACCATACATGGTGTGCAAAgctgaaatatttactgtgtggccctttacagaaaaagctcACCAAGAAGGAAAATGCTGCAATGTAACATATCAGAGAAGATGAACTAGAAACTGGGCAGCTTGCATCCCATCTCCGCTGCTTGTGAATTTCATAACCCTGGGGAAGTTTCTCAACCTGTCTGAGCTAAAGTTTCCCCACTGTAATCAGTGATAGAAATAGTGCCTGTTCTTGCGCGAGAAGTAAATAAGGTAATTGATGTGAaattcttagcacagtgcctgtcgAGCTGTTAGTCTTTGGTAAGCGCTGGTTGTTATTATATTCAAATAAACTTGGAAATACATCATACTGCAGttaaattacattaattataGAGAACGTGAAAGGTCACACATGAGACATGAGGGTGTTGGTAGTAGACTCTGGGACCAGTTCACAGTCGTCAGTGAGGAGCACTTTGGTGGACAAGTTAAGCAGGGCTGCCTTAGGCAGCCCTTCCTAAAGGTAGCTCTTGCCTGTGGTGTTAGGCTGACTCTCCACTGATAGTGGAAATCACAACTTTGATGCAGTTCACTAGTTAAAAATCCTGCTGTGTTGCTGACTTCACTTTTACCTGGCAACTGCTAGCAATTTAGGCATATACCTGACTCGGAttttgcttaattaaaaaaaaaaaaaaaaaaggaagaaaagtaactCCCTATGAAGTACTTAAATTTTGTTGATAGGCAGTATTCTTGATAAGCAGGCCAATTAAGTTCCATGAATCCTTAGAGCTACAGGTTTGTGTGTGGTTAAATCAGCAATTGAAAGTCCTCCCTCTAGCAATATTTGCCTTTGATTTGGCAGATTTGATATTATGTCTCACTGATTTTGCAATCTTTTTGAAACACAGTGTTTGTAATAAATAACTGCTGGCTCTGTGCAAGATTCTCTTAGGCTCATGTTGGCTAGTTTTCCTCTCGAAGTTTGTACCGTGTCACTTGGAGGTATCTGATCCACTTTGGTAAATACAGATACTTCCTTTTCCATAGTGCTCAAAAAAAACCACAGTGATGTATGACAGAAAGTAAGGCTTCTGCCTTACCTTTCTAAATCTTGAATTATTAAAAGAACTTTACTATTGAAAAGTTTAAGTTCCTTAAAAAACTCatttttgaagtctattttttagtgcctagaacatagtgGATGCATAATAGAATACATGTTGATCAAATAAAACACTCTTGAGTCTTTGGagtaaaaaatataataagaaacatTATATGACATGGTAAATGAAACTAAAGTATGGcttaaatatatcaaaaatatatggGTAATTTGGGGCATAGTTGTATTTTGGTTTGTCAGAGACACCTTATCAAATTGTTTCTAAGGGATATCTTATAGGATATCTTTTCAGAAATAGCATAAAGAACATCTTTCTTATGAGTCATGAAAGGTACCTATATTTCTGTAGTGGACCATGACCAGGTCTGCCATAGGCCagataatgaaggaaaaaacagaagcaaagattGATTGTATTCATAGCACTGTGACAACTGAGGTCTAGCTATAATCCATTCTAGACCAGAAGGTAAATTCTGGAATGCTGATGTGTGAGCCATCACACAGCTTAATGCTGTAAGAAGTAATGAGTGCATTTTGAGTTCCTCTGGCCTTAACAGATTCCTTACTCTATGTAGGATAGATGCCTTGAACTTGAGATGTCACCTTACAGTTGGGCTCAGCCCAAACTCCAGGCCCTGAGGCTTTTATCTGCGAGACATTTCCATTTCGCTATCTTGTCACTGTTTCAAATTCAGTGTTTTAGAAAATCTAAGCCTACATTCTACCAGCGTCTTTTCTAACCTACCTTTTTCTGTTAATGGCGCAATTATATAATGACATCACAGTTCTTACTCCTTGTCGTTTACCCATCTATATCCAGTCACTGAGTTCATTGCTCTTTCCTTAACAATA is part of the Zalophus californianus isolate mZalCal1 chromosome 14, mZalCal1.pri.v2, whole genome shotgun sequence genome and encodes:
- the LOC118356292 gene encoding 60S ribosomal protein L39-like, translated to MPSHKTFRIKRFLAKKQKQNRPIPQWIRMKTGNKIRYNSKRRHWRRIKLGL